The following coding sequences are from one Ooceraea biroi isolate clonal line C1 chromosome 5, Obir_v5.4, whole genome shotgun sequence window:
- the LOC105280958 gene encoding flocculation protein FLO11 — translation MAADGVADGDYLGAYSRFFAEFVARVNPDDQLPVKVSAYDVSEGELVGEIVSVTLQYLNQTYCPPSLQSYIVHLVIEAIKLTCKKQPEICGLRQQEKTYAPLKLMQAVINEVNEICRRYLDNSRLALLPPPSSTPQVTAGAIKNARRKMEDRHVVLHDLHTIFNIQDDTLANYYAVFDGHGGQDAAAYCATHLHQYLVESVHYPTDPERALRDAFVTTDEQFIAKSSTQKLNGGTTAVCALMLNKKLYIAWVGDSMAALVTRNSVMQLVNPHRPTRKDESERIQNMGGAVLQCMGVLRVNGFLSISRAIGDVPYKPYISGEPEVRCVPLDGTEDFLIIACDGLWDYIDQRTAALRVYGQVLQNPHDLKYVHQALLQSAKRAGSLDNITVIVVFLTPPVEIASRNSHRVPNGLLVNNMDPNNPFSSNSGQFDVNAAFIKQQQQQLDADIQTAANFEFDNNRLIFGKARNGKHEDDDDYDYGDLGPETDVDACEDIPDIARFPTSTPGEISPESEANVNPPMDMDSNNDNNENNDYLNRDNANVRPVEPMMVNDDGEVDNRYIRLSDREIVCDTSDETPAARDNDDDDDMCVEPGTHTVIDDDESPPSPIATKPHQHALISETENVVDSEDSEDEWNYYRIDPNKEESSATIATDESRKGVEAQTAQNSEPLADSLEVRSSEAEDDIKCEQSKKETSLPELVNIDISDAGKPCDLEANRAYANEARTLEQEADNEDMDFQLNPEAAEFVPLSPPLRGNRNHLQDYRISGSPLRQTPAMDDIPVPTQSEFEEEVSQRPREVDEKDFSSEEHPADHENSLNNMDVSEISSTKAEMGDESMARIMSSTQWQTNLSSQWSEKARDDAGSECEEYATRGNPMTMSYTPGDFEAAFKTGVDLNAVHDLSSDSAELANTPSRSPEPFACDERAHTPLSDKDSIEHLRAASTPQSANEKVPNAENEEKMNMETTPMEHFDVFSVNQMDALNEFLSANDTSAKFSLDECKSANSTLLMNPASSELNELINPFDIKSPSENIQFKAHDEQSLKSDEAALSRTESSLPEELVTQAGGNAKFMKDTYEEQEKLVEIGADKNADPFLIQDTLEPCTLQTEKESKTLHPEIFSNTTNNTITTQNDFISGLSSNTNIEEPTKLLFFSESPENNVVSADTTIGDAQPLFTGLNSYVENKALLLDKDPDPNVDRSENLFVCDSVESLTKSEEKQKDSKVTDIETFDVKQDSIDLLLRPSIVEQEQRRSQTPEKAPLLSEQIGQEQRTEKEGMEVTSTGVTETFEKKVESEDISPSKEATLPKDVGVADKSKEIVAKLGALTVGAAAGTATSVTSVAKSKTTTTTATKRSTKPTAATTKATVSTKPATKSTTPTSPSKTFGATARTTVTSTQSTTARKPAASSAARPKQLDGSAKPAVSSVGGKATVTKTSATSSKTTTATTATRTAASPRIGTTKPRLTATASPRLNTGTSAERKPTASGDAKPASKSAAKPTSTAVKTSSAKTTLVKSSSTTTRTSTSTLTSKPRPASAAVAAKPTSTIATKQSSTSGVTSTRPKTAPVTSSTRPRESTTRTATAKSPMTDKQSKETVNKQISRAGALSAPKTTTRVSGITSTTTTVRRTSAKAPASNASATSPTKKSTLTSKVASKAPAGTKKTPSSETKVLQNGILEKKEDKIKAAVITAAGDKPEEDVPRKDTSPLDVPTDNQLITD, via the exons CATACGCGCCTCTAAAGCTTATGCAGGCCGTCATAAACGAAGTGAACGAGATCTGCAGGCGGTATTTAGATAACAGCAGACTTGCGCTTCTCCCACCGCCTTCGTCGACGCCGCAAGTCACGGCGGGCGCAATCAAAAATGCCAGGAGAAAAATGGAAGATCGTCACGTGGTTCTGCACGACTTGCACACTATCTTTAATATTCAG GACGACACGCTAGCGAATTATTACGCCGTGTTTGATGGGCATGGTGGACAGGACGCAGCGGCGTATTGCGCGACGCACTTGCACCAGTACTTGGTCGAGAGCGTGCATTATCCCACGGATCCGGAACGCGCGTTGCGCGACGCCTTTGTGACCACGGACGAGCAATTCATAGCGAAATCGAGCACGCAG AAACTGAACGGCGGTACTACCGCGGTGTGCGCGCTGATGttgaataagaaattatacaTCGCTTGGGTCGGCGACTCCATGGCTGCGCTGGTTACACGTAACTCCGTGATGCAACTGGTGAATCCTCATCGACCTACGCGAAAA GACGAGAGCGAGCGAATTCAAAATATGGGTGGTGCCGTCCTACAGTGTATGGGAGTCCTGCGAGTAAACGGATTCCTCAGCATATCCCGCGCCATAG gCGACGTCCCGTATAAACCGTACATCAGCGGCGAGCCCGAGGTCCGATGTGTGCCTCTGGACGGAACCGAGGATTTTCTTATAATCGCCTGCGACGGATTGTGGGACTACATAGATCAGAGAACCGCGGCGCTCCGCGTTTACGGACAGGTGCTGCAAAATCCCC acgATCTCAAGTACGTGCATCAGGCTCTACTGCAAAGCGCCAAACGCGCGGGTTCCCTGGATAACATCACCGTGATCGTGGTCTTCTTGACACCGCCGGTCGAAATCGCTTCGCGCAACTCGCATCGGGTGCCGAATGGTCTACTGGTGAACAACATGGATCCGAATAATCCGTTCTCGTCGAATTCCGGTCAGTTTGACGTAAATGCCGCCTTCAtcaagcagcagcagcagcagctcgACGCGGATATACAGACCGCCGCGAATTTCGAGTTTGACAACAACCGTTTGATCTTCGGTAAGGCGAGAAACGGCAAGcacgaggacgacgatgaTTACGACTACGGTGATCTCGGTCCCGAGACCGATGTCGACGCCTGCGAGGATATACCCGACATCGCGCGTTTTCCCACGTCGACACCGGGCGAGATCTCCCCCGAAAGCGAAGCGAACGTGAATCCACCGATGGACATGGACAGTAATAACGACAACAACGAGAACAACGATTACCTTAACCGCGACAACGCGAACGTCCGTCCGGTGGAGCCGATGATGGtaaacgacgacggcgaggtGGACAATCGTTACATCAGATTGAGTGACAGGGAGATAGTTTGCGATACGAGCGACGAGACGCCGGCAGCGcgcgacaacgatgacgacgacgacatgtGCGTTGAGCCCGGCACGCATACCGTCATCGACGATGATGAGTCGCCACCCTCGCCGATAGCTACTA AACCTCATCAACATGCATTGATCTCTGAAACGGAGAATGTAGTGGACAGCGAGGATTCCGAGGACGAGTGGAATTACTATCGTATCGATCCGAACAAGGAAGAATCCTCAGCGACTATCGCGACTGACGAATCTCGCAAAGGTGTTGAGGCGCAAACCGCACAGAATTCTGAGCCTCTTGCAGACAGCTTGGAAGTCCGGTCTTCAGAAGCCGAAGACGATATTAAATGCGAACAATCAAAGAAAGAAACCTCCTTGCCTGAGCTTGTCAACATTGAT ATAAGCGACGCAGGAAAACCGTGCGACCTGGAGGCAAATCGCGCTTACGCGAACGAAGCAAGAACACTGGAGCAAGAGGCTGACAACGAAGATATGGATTTCCAGCTGAATCCGGAAGCGGCTGAATTCGTGCCGTTGTCGCCACCGCTGCGTGGCAATCGAAACCATTTGCAGGATTATCGCATCAGCGGCTCTCCTTTAAGACAGACGCCGGCGATGGATGATATTCCAGTACCAACTCAGAGCGAATTCGAGGAAGAGGTGTCGCAACGACCTAGAGAGGTGGATGAGAAAGATTTTTCGAGTGAAGAACACCCAGCGGATCATGAAAACAGTCTGAATAACATGGATGTATCGGAAATCTCGTCGACCAAGGCCGAAATGGGCGACGAATCCATGGCGCGAATCATGTCCAGCACACAATGGCAGACAAATCTTTCCTCTCAGTGGAGCGAGAAAGCACGCGACGATGCGGGATCCGAGTGCGAGGAGTATGCCACAAGGGGCAATCCCATGACGATGTCGTACACTCCTGGCGACTTTGAAGCGGCATTCAAGACCGGCGTTGATCTGAACGCCGTCCACGACTTGAGTTCGGACAGCGCCGAACTTGCGAACACACCATCTCGTTCGCCCGAACCGTTCGCGTGCGATGAACGTGCACACACACCTCTCTCAGACAAGGATTCGATCGAGCATTTGCGCGCGGCATCGACGCCGCAGTCCGCGAATGAGAAAGTGCCGAATGCTGAAAACGAGGAGAAAATGAACATGGAAACTACTCCTATGGAACATTTTGATGTTTTTTCTGTGAATCAGATGGATGCTTTAAATGAATTCTTGTCCGCCAATGATACATCAGCTAAATTCAGCTTGGATGAATGCAAATCCGCGAATTCCACGTTGCTGATGAACCCTGCCTCGTCAGAATTGAATGAATTGATTAATCCGTTTGATATTAAATCGCCATCAGAAAACATTCAATTCAAAGCGCACGACGAGCAATCGTTGAAGTCTGATGAAGCCGCACTCAGTCGTACGGAATCTTCGCTTCCCGAGGAGCTCGTTACGCAGGCCGGAGGAAATGCAAAATTCATGAAAGACACTTACGAGGAGCAAGAGAAACTAGTAGAAATCGGAGCTGATAAAAACGCCGATCCATTCTTGATTCAGGATACGTTAGAACCTTGCACCTTGCAGACAGAAAAAGAATCAAAAACGCTGCACCCAGAAATTTTCTCGAATACAACGAATAATACGATCACTACGCAAAACGATTTTATCTCAGGTCTGTCTTCAAACACAAATATAGAAGAACctacaaaattattgtttttctcAGAAAGTCCAGAAAATAACGTTGTCAGCGCGGATACGACAATTGGAGATGCTCAACCGCTATTTACCGGTTTGAATTCCTACGTAGAAAACAAAGCGTTGCTGCTTGACAAGGATCCTGATCCCAATGTCGATCGTTCCGAAAACTTGTTTGTGTGCGACAGTGTAGAATCCCTTACAAAGAGtgaagaaaaacagaaagacaGTAAGGTTACTGACATTGAGACTTTTGACGTCAAGCAGGATAGTATAGATCTGCTGTTACGTCCGTCAATTGTCGAACAAGAGCAACGTAGAAGTCAGACGCCAGAGAAAGCTCCATTATTGAGCGAACAAATCGGACAGGAACAAAGAACCGAGAAAGAAGGAATGGAAGTTACGTCTACGGGTGTCACTGAAACATtcgagaaaaaagttgaatcCGAAGATATTTCTCCGAGCAAGGAAGCAACATTACCGAAAGATGTCGGAGTAGCGGACAAGTCGAAAGAAATAGTCGCCAAACTAGGTGCATTAACGGTAGGTGCAGCAGCGGGAACTGCTACCTCCGTCACGAGTGTTGCCAAGTCGAAAACAACAACGACAACTGCTACAAAACGTTCAACAAAACCCACGGCGGCGACGACAAAAGCAACGGTGTCAACAAAGCCGGCGACGAAGTCAACTACGCCAACTTCGCCTTCCAAGACATTTGGTGCAACCGCACGAACAACAGTCACATCGACGCAGTCAACCACCGCGAGGAAACCCGCTGCAAGTTCTGCGGCTCGTCCTAAACAACTGGACGGATCAGCTAAGCCGGCTGTCTCGAGTGTCGGCGGTAAAGCCACCGTTACGAAAACGAGTGCGACTTCTTCTAAAACCACGACAGCAACAACGGCAACAAGGACCGCTGCTTCTCCACGTATTGGTACAACGAAGCCAAGACTCACTGCCACCGCGTCACCGAGGCTGAATACCGGAACATCAGCCGAGAGGAAACCAACAGCGAGTGGCGACGCGAAACCTGCCAGTAAGTCCGCTGCTAAACCGACGAGCACTGCAGTAAAGACCAGCAGCGCGAAGACCACGCTAGTCaaatcgtcgtcgacgaccaCGAGAACATCCACATCCACTTTGACGTCCAAGCCGAGACCTGCGTCCGCCGCTGTCGCAGCTAAACCAACGTCCACAATCGCAACGAAGCAATCGTCGACCAGTGGAGTGACTAGCACAAGACCCAAAACCGCTCCAGTTACCAGCAGCACGAGGCCACGTGAAAGCACCACTCGAACGGCTACAGCAAAATCACCGATGACTGACAAGCAAAGCAAAGAAACTGTCAACAAGCAGATTTCTCGTGCTGGCGCGTTGTCAGCGCCTAAGACCACCACTCGTGTCTCTGGCATCACCAGTACAACTACTACCGTGAGACGCACGTCCGCGAAAGCACCCGCCAGTAACGCGTCCGCGACTTCACCAACGAAGAAATCCACTCTGACATCGAAGGTCGCGTCAAAGGCTCCTGCAGGAACGAAAAAGACGCCTTCGAGCGAGACCAAGGTGTTGCAGAATGGAATTctcgagaagaaagaagacaaAATCAAGGCCGCCGTCATAACAGCGGCGGGTGACAAGCCTGAGGAAGATGTGCCGCGGAAGGATACATCACCGTTGGACGTGCCGACCGATAATCAGTTGATCACCGACTGA
- the LOC105280957 gene encoding LOW QUALITY PROTEIN: cilia- and flagella-associated protein 299 (The sequence of the model RefSeq protein was modified relative to this genomic sequence to represent the inferred CDS: inserted 2 bases in 2 codons): protein MTVLGSQTDSDRRLLDFQNYDEYLDSLVSPLDICYLKSSKTARQLAELGYRCTGETLGKESFYRRLRIVXDILFPVHRTYVLTSEFVTPRGRLMEELALRERANRLGILLTIAFXRRFARLQFEESAYIDFADRLTSENWLPYYRGDRKLSPLRRDLAYYHWRMGQTCLNETRNYVPIIDPERGLLFKNVHDRQLITVDPTATSPGVHTTRVRIRCPFYEHVILYDHVVRSKILHGNSKHQ, encoded by the exons ATGACCGTCCTCGGGTCGCAGACCGACAGTGACAGACGGCTGCTAGACTTTCAAAACTACGATGAGTATCTGGATTCCCTGGTGAGTCCCTTggacatttgttatctcaagaGCAGCAAGACCGCGCGTCAACTGGCCGAGCTCGGCTACCGCTGCACCGGCGAAACTCTGGGCAAGGAGAGCTTCTACCGTCGCTTGCGGATCG AGGACATACTGTTCCCCGTTCATCGGACCTACGTGCTCACGTCAGAATTTGTGACACCACGCGGCAGGTTAATGGAAGAGCTCGCCCTGCGGGAACGCGCCAACCGATTGGGAATCCTGTTGACTATCGCGT ATCGCCGCTTCGCGAGGTTGCAGTTCGAGGAATCGGCCTACATTGACTTCGCTGACCGACTCACGTCGGAAAACTGGTTGCCGTATTATCGAGGAGACAGGAAACTCTCACCGCTCAGGAGAGATCTCGCATACTACCACTGGAGAATGGGACAAACGTGCCTGAACGAAACCCGCAATTACGTACCGATCATAGATCCCGAGCGCGGCCTGTTATTCAAGAACGTTCATGACAGACAGCTGATCACTGTCGATCCGACTGCCACTTCGCCCGGCGTGCACACCACGCGAGTACGGATACGTTGTCCATTTTATGAACACGTTATACTGTACGATCATGTCGTCAGAAGCAAAATTCTCCATGGGAATTCGAAGCATCAATAG